The DNA window TCAAGGAAGAAGTTCAACTCAACACGGCGCGGTTTATGCGCGCCATCGAAGAACAGGTGCGACGTTTCCCCGAACAATGGTTGTGGATTCACAGACGCTGGCGGACACGTCCCGAAGGCAAATCGGATTTATACAGTCAATAAACAATCATCTTGCCTGTTTGAATTCCGGCGCGACACGATGGTAATCATCGTCATAGCGTTTAATATCATCTTCTCCGAGATAGGAACCACATTGCACTTCGATAAACACCAATTTTTCATTGCCTGGATTTGCTACACGATGCTTCGTCTGCACAGGAATTGAAATATCTTGATTGACTTTCAGGTGAATTTCCTTTTCATCAAGCGTAATCAAAGCTTC is part of the Acidobacteriota bacterium genome and encodes:
- a CDS encoding phosphomannose isomerase type II C-terminal cupin domain, with the protein product MTREKDERPWGMYEVLDEGVGFKVKRIEVKPGQRLSLQSHENRSEHWVVVSGEALITLDEKEIHLKVNQDISIPVQTKHRVANPGNEKLVFIEVQCGSYLGEDDIKRYDDDYHRVAPEFKQAR